In one Nicotiana sylvestris chromosome 8, ASM39365v2, whole genome shotgun sequence genomic region, the following are encoded:
- the LOC138876088 gene encoding uncharacterized protein, with the protein MTWVLDAEIHLDAMGLEMSLKTKLKHPPKTARYDWAHLRLQDFKSVSKYNSAMFRITSKLKLCGVTITDYDMLEKTFTTFHASNMVLQQQYREKDFKKYSELISPPLDEVYSHYAKRGKGRGSIRGRGRGRGRGKGRNFPGVNHPPKKNNHKKWKGKDEKPKANDTETKCYRCSGKGHWANICRVPRHLVELYQASLKNKGPEANFVSDNDFDIIHLDVADFFEHPNGKIDHLIGDGSVVKDD; encoded by the exons atgacatgggtgttggatgctgaaatccatttagatgcaatgggtcttgaAATGTCATTAAAGACAAAACTAaagcatccacccaagact gcacgatatgattgggctcatctgaggctccaagactttaagtctgtttctaaATATAATTCTGCGATGTTtagaattacttctaaattgaaactctgtGGAGTTACTATCACTgactatgatatgcttgaaaaaacgtttacaacgtttcatgcctccaatatggtcCTGCAACAGCAGTACAGAGAGAAAGACTTCAAGAAGTACTCTGAGCTGATTTCTCCTCCTT TGGATGAGGTGTATTCCCATTATGCTAAGCGTGGAAAAGGCCGTGGCTCTAttcgtggtcgtggtcgtggtcgtggccGTGGAAAAGGAAGAAATTTTCCTGGTGTTAATCACCCTCCAAAGAAAAATAACCACAAAAAATGGAAAGGGAAAGATGAGAAGCCAAAGGCAAATGATACAGAAACTAAATGTTATCGTTGCAGTGGAAAAGGGCATTGGGCAAATATTTGTCGTGTACCAAGacatttggttgagctttatcaagcatctctaaAGAATAAAGGCCCCGAAGCTAATTTTGTCTCTGACAATGATTTTGACATCATCCACTTGGATGTGGCAGACTTCTTTGAGCACCCTAATGGGAAAATAGACCACTTGATCGGTGATGGATCTGTGGTTAAAGATGATTGA